In Rhizophagus irregularis chromosome 19, complete sequence, the following are encoded in one genomic region:
- a CDS encoding Small subunit (SSU) processome component, producing the protein MVRKLKYHEQKLLKKVDFLQWKNEDNIREIKVIRRYHLQKREDYHKYNKLCGSIKKLANRISLLDPRDPFRSKQETSLLDKLYSMGLITSRKQFSQVDKINVSVFCRRRLPIVMCRLKMAENVKEAVTFIEQGHIRVGPETVTDPAYLVTRNLEDFVTWVDTSKIKRKIMKYNDKLDDYDLL; encoded by the exons ATGGTtcgaaaattaaaatatcatgaaCAAAAATTGCTCAAGAAAGTTGATTTCCTTCAg TGGAAGAATGAGGATAATATAAGagaaataaaagtaattcGTAGATATCATTTACAAAAACGAGAAGACTAtcataaatacaataaattatgtggttcaataaaaaaacttgCTAATCGTATATCATTACTTGATCCAAGAGATCCTTTTAGAAGTAAACAAGAAACTTCTTTATTggataaattatattcaatgGGCCTAATTACTAGCAGAAAACAATTTAGTCAAGTTGATAAGATAAATGTTTCAGTTTTTTGTAG GCGAAGATTACCTATTGTAATGTGTCGATTAAAAATGGCAGAAAATGTTAAAGAGGCTGTTACATTTATAGAACAAGGCCATATCCGTGTGGGACCTGAAACAGTTACTGACCCTGCCTATTTAGTTACAAG aaatctTGAAGATTTTGTAACGTGGGTAGACACTTCCAAGATTAAAAGAAagattatgaaatataatgataag cttgatgattatgatttattataa
- a CDS encoding 60S ribosomal protein eL42, producing MVNVPKTRNTYCKGRNCKRHRPHKVSQYKKGKDSLYAQGKRRYDRKQSGYGGQTKPVFHKKAKTTKKIVLRLECQSCKFKHQIALKRCKHFELGGDKKTKGAALVF from the exons ATG gtAAACGTTCCGAAAACCAGAAATACCTATTGTAAAGGTAGAAATTGCAAAAGGCACAGACCACATAAAGTCTCCCAGTACAAGAAGGGTAAAGATTCTTTGTATGCTCAAg GTAAAAGACGTTATGATCGTAAACAATCCGGATATGGTGGTCAAACTAAACCCGTATTTCACAAGAAAG ccAAAACTACAAAAAAGATTGTACTTCGTTTAGAATGTCAGAGTTGTAAG tttaaaCATCAAATTGCACTCAAACGATGCAAGCATTTCGAACTTGGTGGTGACAAAAAG ACCAAGGGTGCTGCTCTTGTATTTTAA